In Microtus ochrogaster isolate Prairie Vole_2 chromosome 4, MicOch1.0, whole genome shotgun sequence, one genomic interval encodes:
- the Foxf1 gene encoding forkhead box protein F1, with protein sequence MSAPDKQQPPHGGGTGGGGGAGGQAMDPAAAGPTKAKKTNAGVRRPEKPPYSYIALIVMAIQSSPSKRLTLSEIYQFLQARFPFFRGAYQGWKNSVRHNLSLNECFIKLPKGLGRPGKGHYWTIDPASEFMFEEGSFRRRPRGFRRKCQALKPVYSMVNGLGFNHLPDTYGFQGSGGLSCAPNSLALEGGLGMMNGHLAGNVDGMALPSHSVPHLPSNGGHSYMGGCGGSAAGEYPHHDSSVPASPLLPAGAGGVMEPHAVYSSSAAAWPPSASAALNSGASYIKQQPLSPCNPAANPLSGSLSTHSLDQPYLHQNSHNGPAELQGIPRYHSQSPSMCDRKEFVFSFNAMASSSMHSTGGGSYYHQQVTYQDIKPCVM encoded by the exons ATGTCCGCGCCCGACAAGCAGCAGCCGCCGCACGGCGGGGGCACAGGCGGAGGCGGCGGTGCGGGCGGCCAGGCCATGGACCCCGCGGCGGCGGGCCCCACCAAGGCCAAGAAGACTAACGCTGGCGTGCGGCGGCCGGAGAAGCCGCCCTACTCGTACATCGCACTCATCGTCATGGCCATCCAGAGCTCGCCCAGCAAGCGCCTGACGCTCAGCGAGATCTATCAGTTCCTGCAGGCGCGCTTCCCCTTCTTCCGCGGCGCCTATCAGGGCTGGAAGAACTCCGTGCGCCACAACTTGTCGCTCAACGAGTGCTTCATCAAGCTGCCCAAGGGCCTCGGGCGGCCCGGCAAGGGCCACTACTGGACCATCGACCCGGCCAGCGAGTTCATGTTCGAAGAGGGTTCGTTCCGCCGGCGGCCGCGCGGCTTCCGAAGGAAATGCCAGGCGCTCAAGCCAGTATATAGTATGGTGAACGGGCTGGGCTTCAACCACCTCCCCGATACCTACGGTTTCCAGGGCTCCGGAGGCCTCTCATGCGCGCCCAACAGCCTGGCGTTGGAGGGCGGCTTGGGCATGATGAATGGCCACTTGGCGGGCAACGTGGACGGCATGGCTTTGCCCAGCCACTCGGTGCCACACCTGCCTTCAAACGGCGGCCACTCGTACATGGGCGGCTGCGGTGGTTCTGCGGCTGGAGAATACCCGCACCACGACAGCTCGGTGCCTGCTTCCCCGCTGCTGCCGGCCGGTGCTGGCGGGGTCATGGAGCCGCACGCCGTCTACTCCAGCTCCGCAGCAGCCTGGCCGCCCTCGGCCTCGGCAGCTCTCAACAGCGGGGCCTCCTACATCAAGCAACAGCCTCTGTCCCCTTGTAACCCAGCGGCCAACCCCCTGTCTGGCAGCCTCTCCACGCACTCCCTGGACCAGCCGTACCTGCACCAAAACAGTCACAACGGGCCAGCGGAACTGCAAG GCATCCCTCGGTATCACTCACAGTCACCCAGCATGTGTGACCGAAAGGAGTTTGTCTTCTCTTTCAACGCCATGGCGTCTTCCTCTATGCACTCGACTGGTGGAGGATCCTATTACCATCAGCAGGTCACCTACCAAGATATCAAACCGTGTGTGATGTGA